One segment of Acidobacteriota bacterium DNA contains the following:
- a CDS encoding leucyl/phenylalanyl-tRNA--protein transferase, giving the protein MRARGRQTIDPDLLLRAYALGWFPMGTGRRGRIEWFSPDPRGVIPIDTFHAPSRLARVVRQSRFDVRVDTAFEAVMRACSARDETWITDDIVGSYVALHRLGHAHSVETWQDDVLVGGLYGVSIGGAFFGESMFHTVTDASKVALVALVERLRARGYVLLDTQWITPHLVQFGAREIPRADYLERLTTALAVPCTFADRA; this is encoded by the coding sequence ATGCGCGCGCGCGGCAGACAGACCATCGACCCCGACCTGCTCCTGCGTGCCTATGCGCTCGGCTGGTTCCCCATGGGCACCGGCCGGCGAGGCCGCATCGAGTGGTTCTCGCCCGACCCGCGCGGCGTCATCCCCATCGACACGTTCCACGCCCCGTCGCGCCTGGCGCGCGTGGTCCGGCAGTCGCGCTTCGACGTGCGGGTGGACACCGCGTTCGAGGCCGTCATGCGCGCCTGCAGCGCACGAGACGAGACATGGATCACCGACGACATCGTCGGCAGTTACGTGGCGCTCCACAGGCTCGGCCACGCGCACTCGGTGGAGACCTGGCAGGACGATGTGCTGGTCGGCGGATTGTACGGCGTGTCGATTGGCGGGGCGTTCTTCGGCGAATCGATGTTCCACACGGTGACCGATGCGTCGAAGGTCGCGCTCGTCGCGCTGGTCGAGCGTCTGCGCGCGCGAGGGTACGTCCTGCTCGACACGCAATGGATCACGCCGCATCTCGTGCAATTCGGTGCGCGCGAGATCCCGCGGGCGGACTACCTCGAACGCCTGACGACGGCGCTTGCCGTTCCGTGTACGTTCGCTGACCGGGCGTAG
- a CDS encoding aldo/keto reductase, whose protein sequence is MHTRQLGRTDLHITPIGFGAWAIGGEWRFGWGPQDDGDSIAAIRQAVSRGMNWVDTAPAYGLGHSEDVVARALADIPLSERPYVFTKCTLVWGADRVVHHDLTAASIRREVEDSLRRLRVDAIDLYQMHWPRWTAQEGPSPGSVAEAWGTLADLKAQGKLRHIGVSNFTVADLGVAEAIAPVASLQPPYSMLRRAIEPEILPYCEAHDIGVLTYSPMLSGLLTGAMTRERVASLPAGDWRRTNKEYQEPQLSRNLALVEVLRTIGARHGRSPGEVAIAWVLRRPVVTGAIVGGRSAAQIDGVVGAADLRLSLSEIDEIEAALPEQ, encoded by the coding sequence GTGCATACTCGACAACTCGGCAGGACGGATCTGCACATCACGCCCATCGGTTTCGGCGCGTGGGCGATCGGCGGCGAATGGCGCTTCGGGTGGGGCCCGCAGGACGATGGTGACTCGATCGCGGCGATTCGACAGGCGGTGAGCCGCGGCATGAACTGGGTCGATACGGCACCTGCGTATGGCCTCGGACACTCGGAGGACGTCGTGGCGCGCGCGCTCGCCGACATCCCGTTGTCCGAGCGCCCGTACGTGTTCACCAAGTGCACGCTCGTGTGGGGCGCGGATCGCGTCGTGCACCACGACCTCACGGCGGCGTCGATCAGACGGGAAGTCGAGGACAGCCTGCGCCGTCTGCGCGTGGACGCCATCGACCTCTATCAGATGCACTGGCCGCGGTGGACTGCGCAGGAGGGGCCGTCGCCGGGCAGCGTGGCGGAGGCATGGGGCACGCTCGCGGACCTGAAGGCGCAGGGCAAGCTGCGGCACATCGGTGTCTCGAACTTCACGGTGGCGGACCTCGGCGTGGCGGAAGCGATCGCGCCTGTGGCGTCGCTGCAACCGCCGTACTCGATGCTGCGCCGCGCGATCGAGCCGGAGATCCTTCCGTACTGCGAGGCACACGACATCGGCGTGCTGACGTACAGTCCCATGCTCTCGGGACTGCTCACCGGAGCGATGACGCGGGAGCGCGTGGCGTCGCTGCCCGCCGGCGACTGGCGGCGCACCAACAAGGAGTACCAGGAGCCGCAGTTGTCCCGGAACCTCGCGCTCGTCGAAGTGCTGCGCACGATTGGCGCGCGTCATGGGCGGTCGCCCGGCGAAGTGGCGATCGCCTGGGTGCTGCGGCGACCTGTCGTCACCGGGGCGATCGTCGGCGGCCGATCGGCGGCGCAGATCGATGGCGTTGTCGGCGCAGCGGACCTGCGGTTGTCGTTGTCGGAGATCGACGAAATCGAAGCAGCACTGCCAGAGCAGTGA